The genomic window CCCACTCTTCATTTTTATTTTTTTCAAATATTCCTTGATTTTCATTTTCTAAATCTATAACTATAACTTTTTTGAAATTTGAGTTAACCACGGGATTTCTTGACAAAACCCTCTTATGAACTTTTAATGGTTTTTCTGGAATTGAAAAAACATTCACATATGCGTAGTCTCCCTCTAGCGATTCTATCGACATTAAGGATCTATCAGGGATATATATTATTTCATCTCCATACATTCCCACAGCATTCTGATCTGCTGAAACTCCATATTTATCTTTCAATCGATTCATATTTTCATTTTTAGGATTTGGAATATATGTATTCGTTGAAACTAACTCTTTACCTAATTTTGCTTCACTTTTAAGGAAGTTTGATAAATCTTCAACTTTTTTATTCATTTTTTCAAATCTAAATTTTCTTATCGAAACTAAATTAGCAGAAACATAACCTATTACACTTTCTCCTGTCGTAGTTTTTATGGAAACTTTATACCAGTCATTTTTTCCAACTTTTATTTTTTCTAAAACTTTCATTTTGGTATTATATGGTAATCTCATAATTTCTTGAGAATTAATTGATGAATCTTTTCTTATTGGAGCATCTATTGTTTTTACAAATACATAGTTTAAAAACTCTGGTTCTGATTCATTATTTTTTATATTGACCTTTACACCAAGAGGTATTACTTCAGTGTATTTTTCTAACATAAGTTTTGATTCTGCATACAAAGTAGTCATAAAAAAAATATTGATTATTATAAGTTTTAAAATCTTAATCATTTTAACAACCCTAAATTATAAGTTAAAAATCTCTAAATATTTTTCTATAACTTCTTTAGGTTCAGCTCTTTTAGTATAATCGGCATCTATATATGCATAAACAATTTCTCTAGAAGAATTAACTATATATGTAGCTGGTATTGGCAGTATTCTATCCTTATTTCCTTGTGATTCCTCTAAGTCAATTCCAAATCCTTTATATACCTCTTCTATTGTCTCAGTGATATCAAATGCTAAGTTTAATTTTTTAGCAAGCTCATTATTAATATCTGAAAATACTTTAAAATTCAAGTTCGCTGTATCCACTGAACTATCTGGTTTTTCTGGAGATATTGCAATCATATTTACTTCTTTTTTATTTTGAAGTATTTTATTATAAGCTGCAAGCTCTAAATTACAATAAGGACACCATGTTCCTCTATAAAAACTTATTATGCTTGGTTTATTGTCTAAGATTTTTACCAACTCAACCTCTTCACTTAAGCTATTAAGTAATTTCGAATTTTCAATTTTATCCCCAACATTAAACGCTCTTTTTTCTACATCTTCGTTTTTTAAGTTTTGTGTTGCCTTTAACATCTTCGTCAATGTTTCCGGGGCAACTCTCTCTTTTGTTGCTTCTCTTCTTTCAGCTAATTTTTTTTCAAGAATTTCCATTTCAATCACCCCTTTTATAACTCACAAGCTGTTTTTTTTGATTTATTTACAAATTCCTGAATTTTATCTGTTCCAACGTAACTCTTTACCCCATCAATTTTACAAACTGTTACCAATGTTGGAACTGCTCTTACTCCATATTTAATTCCTAACTCTTCATTCTCCTCTATATCTTTAATTAGTAAATCAGAGGTATCTTTTAAAATTTCCTTTGCTGTTATACAGTGCTTACATGTTTTTGAAGTTAATAAAATTTTTTCCATTTTTTGCCTCCTAAGATTTAAATTTGTTATGCTCTTAGGATAATATAAAAAAAAATTAAAAACAACTAGTCACTATTTTGTTACCTAGTTACAATTTAGTTTCTACTTATATTTTCTTCAAATTTACAACCGAAAGCTTTCATGTCTACTAAAATTGGTAAAAGTTCGCTTCCACACTCAGTTAAATAGTAATATGATTCAACACTATTTTCTTTATAAACCTTTCTATTCTCAACAATTTTATGTAAAATAAGAAGATTTAATTGTTCAATAAGAATTTTTTTGCTACATCCCAAAACTCTTTGTAATTCCCCTAATCTCATCTCTCCATCTCTTAATTTAAAAAGTATAGTAGGAATCCATTTTTTGCCTAGAATTAGTGCTGTTAATTCAACAGGACAGTGATCTATTTTTTTTATTTCCATAAAATCTCCCCTCTTGCATCTTAATATTTTTTATTAAATTACTCTAATATTATCCTCATTATAGCCATATATCTCAAGTCTGTCAAAAATAATTTCGAACAGTTACAAAAAAGTAACTAGTTTACATTGTTTCTTAATTTGTGATATGGTAGAATCAAAAAGGAGTTGAGCTTTATGAAAAAAATTTTAATATTTAGTTTTTTAGTTTCTGCTATTTCTTTCGCAAACGAATCTATTGGTATTGGAAAAAACGAAAGATACGGTTATGAAATAAAATTGAAGGTTGAAAAGGATTCAGATGGCAAAATTAAAGATATTCAAGTTTTAGAAAATAATACAAAAAAAAGTATTTCACAAAAAGCGATTCCTGAATTAATCAAACGAGCTAAAACTAATAATTCTGCTGATATCGATTATGTTTCTGGTGCAAGCTATACATCCGATGTCTTTATCAAAGCTTTAAGTGATGCTTTAAAAAAATAGGAGAAAAAATTTATGAGAGAGATAACTTGCCCTTTAGAAGCTGTTTTTTTTATTTTAAGAGGAAAATGGATTCCTATTATCTTGTGGAGAATGAGATTAGGAAATCAACGTTTAACCGATTTAAAAAAAGTTATAGTTGGATGCAATGAAAAAATGTTAATACAACACTTAAATGATATGATTGAGTACGGTCTTATTGAAAAAATTGAGTATGATGTTTTTCCTAAGCACACTGAATATGTTTTAACCGAATTCGGAAAAGAGTTAATTCCCACTCTTGCAAAATTTCAAGAGCTAGGAATAAAATATTTGGGAAAAAATATTTAATACTAACAAAAAAGTGAGTTATTCATTAATAATCAAAAAAATGTTAACATAAAATCAATCTTAATACAAAATATTTAAGGAGGAGATTTTATGAAAAAAGAAATTATCACAAGTATTTTTGTTACAAGTATCTCTGCTTTTGGATTTAGTTTAGAGAGCTCTGGAGTTGAAAATGGTTTTATTAAAGAAAAGTATGGTAAATTTGGCTCTCAAAATATAAATGGAATGCCATCTCTTTCACTGCCTTTAAAATGGAAAAACTCACCTAAAAATACAAAATCTTTTGCTCTTGTTATGCAAGATTTAGATGCTATCCCTGTTACAGGTTTTTCTTGGATTCATTGGGTCGCTATTATTCCAGGAAACTATAACGAATTAAAAGAAAATGCTAGTTTAGAGGATAAAAATATTATTCAAGGTGTTAACAGTTGGGTTTCATCTATGGGAGGCCTATCTAAATCTGAAGCTTCTCATTTTGGAGGACCTGCTCCTCCTGATAAACCGCACACTTATAATATAACTCTTTATGCTTTAGACAAAGAAATTTCTTTTACAAATGGATTTTATTTAAACGATTTATACAAAGAGATGGAAGGGCATATTTTAGAAAGTGTCACATTAAAAGCTGATTACCGAAACTAATTATGCTATTAAAAACCATAAGGAAAGTCTTATGGTTTTTTTATTAAATATTTTATTTTTATAAAAATATTAAGAAAACTTTAGTTTATATAGTTTTTTATATTCAAAATTATCAACAATATTTTTTTATATTGATATTTAACTGAAAAAATTTTTTTATTAAATATTTTAACTTTTAATTCATTGCTATGATTACAGTAACAACTAAATTTAAGTTATTTTGAAGTTTAGTTGAAAAATTTTTGGAGGGGATTTAATGAAGTTTAAAGGATCAATTGGATTAAGTTTTTTTCTTTTAGCATCTTCTCTTCTTGCTAAAGAAGTAGTTGTGGCTCCTATTGTTGAAACAACATCTGAAGTTGTAACTGAAGAATTAGTTCTTGCTAAAGAAGTATCTATGATTCCAACAGAACAAATGTCATTCAAACCATCTGGTAGCTTCGGATTACAGTTAAAGTATTATGGACAAACTGAAGGTAGTAAGGCTGGGGAAGGAAAATGGAATAATAACAATGAATCTATGAGAGCACAATACTTACTAGATTTAAAAGCAACTGAAAAGACAAGAGTTCAATTCAGATTGAGAGATTATCAAGCTCTTAATTCAGAAAAAGAAGGGGATTTAGGTAGCGATAAACGTCTAAGAGTTTATCATGCTCATAACGATTTATTTACATCATTCTTTGAATACAGAGGTGCGACACGTTTCGTGGTGAAAAGTCACGACATGCTAAAAGTAGCTTAATCTTTAGCGAAATAGTAGAGAACTTTATTTCCGAAAGATGAAATGAGAGAGTAACGTCTTGAAGCATCTTCTCTAATACTCCGGCATGCATAGGTTGTACTATTTACAACTCTTTGTATGAAGCCCGGTGAAGTCAGTTGAAAACTTTCTTTAGAATTTAGTGTTCGTTTCCCGACGACTATAAAACTTATAATTAAAATATTTAATATACACTGTCCATGTCTTTTTGTATTTTATATATATTTTTAGAAAGTTGATAAACTGGGAGTGGAGCTCTATATGGTGAGTATGCAAGTTCCTTCACACTTGCTGACAAAGTTACGAATTAAAGAGTCTAGAATTCAAAATATAGTGATATATTTAATGTGGCGCTTTCCCATTTGTTTTATTAAGTACATATGTAAGTGAGGATTAGTAAGAATCTCTGTTATGAAAATCCTTGTTTTGTTATAGGCAATTCCAAGCTTACAGGCTCATAGTAACCACCTAAGTAGAGTTATATACATAGGAAATAAGGAACGTGGAAAGCAGAATACAACCATTTATATAAATTGTGGTTGGTAGATATAAGTGTTTTAACGAAATTCTTTTGATTCTGTGAGAGTAGGGGCATAGTACCTATGAAACCATGATAATAAGTGGTGGAGGGATGGCCCCAAGTCAATTTTTTTAATTTTATAGGTTTTATGCTAACTACTACTTTTAATGATTAAAAAAAATTGATGGAACGCCGTATGCGGTGAAAGTCGCACGTACGGTGTGGAGCAGGGGAAAAGATGGAGATAATATCAAATTCTTACCTATTGCTATAATTAGTTAATGATGTAAAAAGATTTACTTATGAAGGAAGATTTCAGTTAGTTGACAGATTGGTTGGTGCACCATTTACAGATTTCAAAATCGCACCTGGATTTAGACATACTATGGCTAAAGATAACGGTGGTGGATACTCTAATAGAGCTATTTTGAACACTTACACTTTCATGAAACTACCTCTTGGTATTGGATTTGAAAATAATCTTTATTTGAGACAAGACTTTTACAATCATGATTTTGAAAAAGCTCCTAATCAATATGAAGATAAAGAGTTCGCAGTAGACTTCGAATCATATATCTACAAATCATTCCCACTATACGAAATGAATAAAGTTGCCTTTTCTTTAAATTTTGAAGGTGGATATGACCCGTATACATTTAGACAATATGAACGTTACGCAATGAAAGATGGTGTAGCTAAATATACTGATAAAAACTCGTACTCTTTATATACTTTAGTTGATGTATCTATGGCTTATAAAATTACTGATGCTGTTACATTAACTACTGGTATTGCTGCTGAATATAGAAACTGGGATATTGAAGAAGAAAGTCGAGCAAAAAATTGGAGATGGCAACCTCAAGCATTTGCCATGTTAGAAACAAAATTTTAAATAACTAAATACTCCCTGCCAACTTAACTTTTGGCAGGGATTTTTATAAAAATCAAAAAGAAAGGAGGATCACTATTTTGTACAATCTAGTCTTAAACGAACTTGAAAAAACCTTAAAAAAATATGACATCAATCAATATAATCTATATACTAAGATTAGTTTTCTATACGAATTTTTAAATAAAAAAACAGATAAAAATTTTAAATTAGAGATTTTGGATATTTTTTATAATTTGAAAAATATGAATAATTCATCCTTAGATATCGAGACTTTTCTAAGAACTCATTACAAAGATAAATCTATCAACATCCTCTTTATATATCTTTGGTATAAAATTTTAAATAAAAATTATAATGAACAGACTATTTTTCAAAAAATTGAAACTGATTATAAAAATAGTAGCGAATATCGAACCTTTAAATTAAATTTACCTAAAATAAATGAAGTAATTGAATTACAAGACATCGCTTTTGACGAGATTGTGAATAATTCTAATCAGATTCTAAGTAATAAAATCGAGTTTACTAGCAATGAATTCTTTGATTTTGTTGAATTGGAATATAATTCTATCTGTCAAAAAATTGAAGTTTATAACTCAACCAATGAAATTATTGTTAGAATTTGTATTGAAGGATCTCTTTTTTATAGCCACAATAACTCTTCTGAACATGTTCTTTTAAAAAAAGGAGATGTATTTATTGTAAATCAATCTATTTTGAACGATGCAACTTTTTTAACCGAACAATGTAAGTTACTAATCTTTAAAATAAAAAGTCCATTTATTTTAAAAATTTTAAATACAAAATTTAAGAAAAATTCTATATCTCTAATAACGCTATATAGAATAGAACTTCTATTAAATGATTATGAATCTACTGAAAAGGATATTTTTCTTCTAAAAATTCTTTCAAACATTTTAAACCACCAACATGTCGAATCTACAGTGGATTCTTTTTACTGTTGCGACTCACAATTCAATGAAATCATTAAATACATTGATAATAATATCGATAAAGGATTAACAGTCAAAACTCTGGAAAAAAAATATAAAGTTTATAATAAAATTTTAAATGATAAATTTAAAAAATATTTAAATATACTTCCTTCTGAATATTTATTAGAGCAAAAATTATTGAGAGCTGCATTGATATTGAAAACAACTAATTATAAGATAAACTATATTTCAGACACTCTCTCTTTTACTTCAGCTAATAATTTTACTGTCAGCTTTAAAAATAAATTTGGCTTAACTCCTCTTAAATATAGAAATAAATATCTTTGATAGAAAAATTGCTCCCTTTACACTGATTAAAATTTATTTAATCAGTGTAAAGGGAGCTTTCTTATACATTAAGTGTATTTATTTTTTAATTTTAAAACTATTACTGTTAAAGGAAGAATATATAAATATAATGAGTATGGTATTATTTTATATGCTGGAATATCCAACATTAATGCTGGAACAGCTATTGCTATATTCCAAGGTATTAATGGACTTAATATTACACAACTATTTTCTATGTCTAAAGCTAATTCTTCATTTGAAAATCCACTTTTTTGATAGATATCTTTCATAATCTGGGATGTTAAAAGTATGGATGTCGATTGGCTTGAACTCGCTGCAGCTGTTATAATTGCAACAAAAATTGTATATAAATATATCTTATACTCATTTTTGAAGCTTCCTATTCTTTCAGAGAAAATCTTTAAAGCCCCTAATTTATCAACTAAATTTACTAAACCACAAGAAAGCAATGCCATAACCATTGCTGTTCCCATTGAAAATATACCACCTCCCTTTACTATATTAGACAATTCATTTTCAACAGGAAGCTTAAACCCATAAATCAAAGTTTCAAAAATATAAAGTATATTTCTGTCTCTATTTTCTTGTAAAAACCATCCTAAAATTAAACTTAAAAGAATACTTATAAATATTGTATACTTAATATTTTTCTTTAAAAGACACATTATTATAAGATAAACTAATGGAATAAATACTAAAAATTTAAGATAAAAATTTTGTTCTAATAAAACTAAAATATCATTTTCTATAAATCTTACATCTATATCCTTTCCAAAATAATAATATACTCCTAAAGTGATTAGATAAGGTATGATACAGGTTCTAAACATTCTTCGCACATTATCATATATATTTGTTTGTGTTAAAATAGACACAAAATTAGCACTCGATGACATTGGAGATCCTCTATCACCAAAATAAGCTCCTGATATCACACTTCCTGCAACTATATATAAATCTAATCCGATTCCTCTAGCTAATGATACCATCACCAAGCCAATTGTTCCAACAGTTCCAAAAGAGCTTCCAATTAAAAACGAAAACAAAGATGTTATCAAAAAAGAAAATAGATAGAAGTAATTTGGTTCAATAATCTTAATTCCATAATATATTAAAGCTGGAATTGTTCCCGAAATAAACCAGCTAGCTGATAGGGCTCCTAATAAAGCAAATATCAAAACCAATAGATATGATTTTTTTGTTCCTTCTATAACTATTTCTAAGCTCTTTTTCAATGTTTCAAATCTTTTTATTGAGAAGAGTAAGGTTCCTAAAAAAATCATTGATAATACAATCAATAATGCC from Cetobacterium sp. ZOR0034 includes these protein-coding regions:
- a CDS encoding Na+/H+ antiporter NhaC family protein; protein product: MLHLFFIVISIVYSFKTQSALLIVLSMIFLGTLLFSIKRFETLKKSLEIVIEGTKKSYLLVLIFALLGALSASWFISGTIPALIYYGIKIIEPNYFYLFSFLITSLFSFLIGSSFGTVGTIGLVMVSLARGIGLDLYIVAGSVISGAYFGDRGSPMSSSANFVSILTQTNIYDNVRRMFRTCIIPYLITLGVYYYFGKDIDVRFIENDILVLLEQNFYLKFLVFIPLVYLIIMCLLKKNIKYTIFISILLSLILGWFLQENRDRNILYIFETLIYGFKLPVENELSNIVKGGGIFSMGTAMVMALLSCGLVNLVDKLGALKIFSERIGSFKNEYKIYLYTIFVAIITAAASSSQSTSILLTSQIMKDIYQKSGFSNEELALDIENSCVILSPLIPWNIAIAVPALMLDIPAYKIIPYSLYLYILPLTVIVLKLKNKYT
- a CDS encoding thioredoxin family protein; its protein translation is MEKILLTSKTCKHCITAKEILKDTSDLLIKDIEENEELGIKYGVRAVPTLVTVCKIDGVKSYVGTDKIQEFVNKSKKTACEL
- a CDS encoding FMN-binding protein; the protein is MKKILIFSFLVSAISFANESIGIGKNERYGYEIKLKVEKDSDGKIKDIQVLENNTKKSISQKAIPELIKRAKTNNSADIDYVSGASYTSDVFIKALSDALKK
- a CDS encoding peroxiredoxin-like family protein codes for the protein MEILEKKLAERREATKERVAPETLTKMLKATQNLKNEDVEKRAFNVGDKIENSKLLNSLSEEVELVKILDNKPSIISFYRGTWCPYCNLELAAYNKILQNKKEVNMIAISPEKPDSSVDTANLNFKVFSDINNELAKKLNLAFDITETIEEVYKGFGIDLEESQGNKDRILPIPATYIVNSSREIVYAYIDADYTKRAEPKEVIEKYLEIFNL
- a CDS encoding helix-turn-helix transcriptional regulator, which encodes MYNLVLNELEKTLKKYDINQYNLYTKISFLYEFLNKKTDKNFKLEILDIFYNLKNMNNSSLDIETFLRTHYKDKSINILFIYLWYKILNKNYNEQTIFQKIETDYKNSSEYRTFKLNLPKINEVIELQDIAFDEIVNNSNQILSNKIEFTSNEFFDFVELEYNSICQKIEVYNSTNEIIVRICIEGSLFYSHNNSSEHVLLKKGDVFIVNQSILNDATFLTEQCKLLIFKIKSPFILKILNTKFKKNSISLITLYRIELLLNDYESTEKDIFLLKILSNILNHQHVESTVDSFYCCDSQFNEIIKYIDNNIDKGLTVKTLEKKYKVYNKILNDKFKKYLNILPSEYLLEQKLLRAALILKTTNYKINYISDTLSFTSANNFTVSFKNKFGLTPLKYRNKYL
- a CDS encoding helix-turn-helix domain-containing protein, which produces MEIKKIDHCPVELTALILGKKWIPTILFKLRDGEMRLGELQRVLGCSKKILIEQLNLLILHKIVENRKVYKENSVESYYYLTECGSELLPILVDMKAFGCKFEENISRN
- a CDS encoding L,D-transpeptidase family protein, encoding MIKILKLIIINIFFMTTLYAESKLMLEKYTEVIPLGVKVNIKNNESEPEFLNYVFVKTIDAPIRKDSSINSQEIMRLPYNTKMKVLEKIKVGKNDWYKVSIKTTTGESVIGYVSANLVSIRKFRFEKMNKKVEDLSNFLKSEAKLGKELVSTNTYIPNPKNENMNRLKDKYGVSADQNAVGMYGDEIIYIPDRSLMSIESLEGDYAYVNVFSIPEKPLKVHKRVLSRNPVVNSNFKKVIVIDLENENQGIFEKNKNEEWELISYTLNKTGLESTLGFETPKGNFIVPVAKYEMFYTDQYGRLAGLAKYAIRFSGGGYIHGTPIDFEENINRDFFLEQKDGTLGTVEGTRKCIRNSEAHIKFLFDWITNGKVNRKSNDQRPDENVMVIVF
- a CDS encoding YbhB/YbcL family Raf kinase inhibitor-like protein, coding for MKKEIITSIFVTSISAFGFSLESSGVENGFIKEKYGKFGSQNINGMPSLSLPLKWKNSPKNTKSFALVMQDLDAIPVTGFSWIHWVAIIPGNYNELKENASLEDKNIIQGVNSWVSSMGGLSKSEASHFGGPAPPDKPHTYNITLYALDKEISFTNGFYLNDLYKEMEGHILESVTLKADYRN
- a CDS encoding helix-turn-helix domain-containing protein; protein product: MREITCPLEAVFFILRGKWIPIILWRMRLGNQRLTDLKKVIVGCNEKMLIQHLNDMIEYGLIEKIEYDVFPKHTEYVLTEFGKELIPTLAKFQELGIKYLGKNI